In Pollutimonas sp. M17, a single genomic region encodes these proteins:
- the paaB gene encoding 1,2-phenylacetyl-CoA epoxidase subunit PaaB, with protein sequence MSQNGWPLWEVFIRSQHGLAHKHVGSLHASDAEMAINNARDVYTRRNEGLSIWVVKAADVVASSPGDKEPLFEPANNKVYRHPTFFPMPEEVKHM encoded by the coding sequence ATGAGCCAGAACGGATGGCCTCTCTGGGAGGTGTTCATTCGCAGCCAGCATGGCCTGGCCCACAAGCACGTGGGCAGCCTGCATGCATCGGACGCCGAAATGGCGATCAACAACGCACGCGACGTCTATACGCGCCGCAATGAAGGCCTGAGCATCTGGGTGGTCAAGGCGGCCGACGTGGTGGCCAGCAGCCCCGGCGACAAGGAACCGTTGTTCGAGCCGGCCAACAACAAGGTCTACCGCCATCCCACCTTCTTCCCCATGCCCGAAGAAGTCAAGCACATGTAG
- the paaN gene encoding phenylacetic acid degradation protein PaaN: MSTDFFKAHQDVLEQAVAAAATRGYWSPFSESPSPRVYGETANDEGRAAFEGYKGKDFPLALDGAQGSVDGEVSPYGFELGIRYPRLSVPALIEQSQRALESWRAAGPQAWVGVSLEILKRVNQRSFEMAYAVQHTTGQGFMMAFQAGGPHAQDRGLEAVAYAWQEMARIPGLVSWEKPQGKHDPIKMQKRFTVVPRGISLLIGCSTFPTWNGYPGMFASLATGNTLIVKPHPSVILPLAITVKIAREVLAEAGFDPNVVLLAAHLAGDDTAQQLALDPAVKLIDFTGSSANGNWLEQNARQAQVYTEKAGVNQVIIDSVDDFKSVARNLAFSFALYSGQMCTAPQNIYVPREGIKTADGHMSFDDVAAGLAQAVEKLVSDPARAVEITGAIQNTGVVQRIGEARALGLSVLCDSQAIEHPQFQGARIATPLLLKADAADAVIMREWFGPIVFVVATDSTDDSIKLARDTVVEHGALTLAAYTIDDAVAREVEKAAERAGVSLSLNLTGGVFVNQTAAFSDFHGTGANPAANAALSDTAYVANRFRVVQTRWHA; this comes from the coding sequence GTGTCGACCGATTTTTTCAAGGCTCATCAGGATGTCCTGGAGCAGGCCGTTGCGGCGGCCGCCACGCGCGGCTACTGGAGCCCTTTTTCCGAATCACCCAGCCCCCGGGTCTACGGCGAGACGGCCAACGACGAGGGCCGCGCCGCCTTCGAGGGCTACAAGGGCAAGGATTTTCCGCTGGCCCTGGACGGGGCGCAGGGCAGCGTGGACGGCGAGGTGTCGCCTTACGGCTTCGAGCTCGGCATTCGATATCCCCGGCTGTCCGTTCCTGCGTTGATCGAGCAGTCGCAGCGGGCGCTGGAGTCATGGCGCGCGGCCGGGCCGCAAGCCTGGGTGGGCGTGTCGCTGGAAATCCTGAAGCGCGTCAACCAGCGCAGCTTCGAAATGGCCTACGCGGTGCAGCACACCACCGGACAGGGTTTCATGATGGCCTTTCAGGCGGGCGGACCGCACGCGCAGGATCGCGGCCTGGAGGCCGTGGCCTATGCTTGGCAGGAAATGGCCCGCATCCCGGGGCTGGTCTCCTGGGAGAAGCCGCAAGGCAAGCACGATCCCATCAAAATGCAGAAGCGCTTCACGGTCGTGCCGCGCGGCATCAGCCTGCTCATAGGCTGCTCCACCTTTCCGACCTGGAACGGCTATCCGGGCATGTTCGCCAGCCTGGCAACGGGCAACACCCTGATCGTCAAGCCGCACCCCAGCGTCATCCTGCCGCTGGCCATCACCGTGAAGATCGCGCGCGAGGTCCTGGCCGAAGCCGGCTTCGATCCCAACGTGGTGCTGCTGGCGGCCCACCTCGCGGGGGACGATACGGCCCAGCAACTGGCCCTGGATCCGGCGGTCAAGCTGATCGACTTCACCGGCAGCAGCGCCAACGGCAACTGGCTGGAGCAGAACGCGCGGCAGGCACAGGTGTACACGGAAAAGGCCGGCGTGAATCAGGTCATCATCGATTCGGTCGACGATTTCAAGAGCGTGGCGCGCAACCTGGCGTTTTCGTTTGCGCTGTATTCCGGGCAGATGTGCACGGCGCCGCAGAACATCTATGTGCCGCGTGAAGGCATCAAGACCGCCGATGGCCATATGAGTTTCGACGATGTGGCGGCGGGCCTTGCGCAGGCCGTGGAGAAACTGGTGTCGGATCCGGCGCGCGCGGTGGAGATCACCGGGGCGATACAGAATACGGGCGTTGTGCAGCGCATTGGTGAGGCGCGTGCGCTGGGGCTGTCCGTGCTGTGCGACAGCCAGGCCATCGAACATCCCCAGTTCCAGGGTGCCCGCATCGCGACACCCTTGCTGCTGAAGGCGGACGCCGCCGATGCGGTCATCATGCGCGAATGGTTCGGTCCCATCGTGTTCGTGGTGGCGACCGACTCCACCGATGACAGCATCAAGCTGGCGCGGGATACGGTCGTCGAGCATGGCGCCCTGACCCTGGCCGCCTACACCATCGACGATGCCGTGGCGCGGGAAGTGGAGAAGGCGGCCGAGCGCGCGGGAGTGTCGCTGTCGCTGAATCTGACCGGCGGCGTCTTCGTGAACCAGACGGCGGCGTTCAGCGATTTCCATGGCACCGGCGCCAATCCGGCCGCCAATGCGGCCCTGTCGGACACGGCCTATGTGGCCAATCGCTTCCGCGTGGTGCAAACGCGCTGGCACGCATAA
- a CDS encoding DUF2971 domain-containing protein has protein sequence MVTNKKDYLYRIVKFHHAVDILRGELHFSHPSLWEDPYEVRVKHEYENAIFAQCWCKKSLSDAMWRIYSPDQLGVRIRTTREKLTEVMLNFIQHQKDSGEKYKYRLQVVKYKSTLGLHRFTKKIVGHNDELFSPSKAADILCVKRNAFEHEAEVRAFLYRATKLEEKSEPFLKVPVDGHYLIDSILIDPRAPNDLYLALKKYLEESMRYNGVIAQSELYRTPPIQIVESLEL, from the coding sequence ATGGTAACCAATAAGAAAGACTACTTATACCGAATTGTGAAGTTCCATCACGCCGTCGATATTCTTAGAGGCGAACTGCACTTCTCACATCCTTCTTTATGGGAGGATCCATACGAAGTGCGCGTCAAGCACGAGTACGAAAACGCTATTTTTGCGCAATGTTGGTGCAAGAAATCGCTTTCGGATGCCATGTGGCGAATTTATTCGCCGGACCAATTAGGAGTACGTATTAGAACTACGCGAGAGAAACTAACTGAGGTGATGCTCAATTTCATTCAGCATCAAAAGGACAGCGGAGAAAAATACAAATACAGACTTCAAGTCGTTAAGTACAAATCAACCCTCGGCCTACATAGGTTCACTAAAAAAATCGTTGGTCATAATGATGAGCTATTTAGCCCATCTAAAGCCGCAGACATACTTTGTGTAAAACGTAATGCTTTTGAACACGAAGCAGAAGTTCGGGCGTTCCTCTATCGCGCTACCAAGCTAGAGGAGAAATCGGAACCGTTTCTAAAAGTACCGGTTGATGGACACTATTTAATTGATAGTATTTTGATCGACCCCCGGGCCCCAAACGATCTATATTTAGCACTCAAGAAGTATCTCGAAGAATCAATGAGATATAACGGTGTGATTGCGCAATCAGAATTGTATAGAACCCCGCCAATACAAATCGTCGAATCTTTAGAGCTATAA
- the paaX gene encoding phenylacetic acid degradation operon negative regulatory protein PaaX, which translates to MPDTHNTLQRLVHTLLEHDPPRAKSLCVTLLGDAIEPHGGSIWLSDLIELVTPLGINERLLRTSVFRLVAQDWLQSERHGRRSLYRLSEQGLELTRQASERIYDGSPADWAGDWTLVILPRFGNGSLAKRGEVRRELIWAGFGAIAPGIFALPRNQTAAVQKVLNKLKLADHALVLSAHEMNEGHGLVISALISQCWDMEGVAGQYRDFSATFGPIQEAVNRHMRPSQAFAIRALTLHAWRRIVLHDPQLPRQLLPADWPGHAARRLCGKLYWAVFDLAEEHLEQLLGQDPMRYQALKPYALERFGGRENQAQSQAA; encoded by the coding sequence ATGCCCGATACGCACAACACGCTGCAACGACTGGTTCACACCTTGCTTGAACACGATCCGCCCCGCGCCAAATCCTTGTGCGTCACCCTGCTGGGCGACGCCATCGAACCCCACGGCGGCAGCATCTGGCTGAGCGATCTGATCGAACTGGTCACCCCCTTGGGGATCAACGAACGCCTATTGCGCACCAGCGTATTCAGGCTGGTCGCCCAGGACTGGCTGCAGTCGGAGCGCCACGGGCGGCGCAGCCTGTACCGGCTCAGCGAACAGGGCCTGGAGCTGACCCGGCAGGCGTCGGAACGCATCTACGACGGCTCCCCGGCGGACTGGGCGGGCGACTGGACGTTGGTGATACTGCCGCGCTTCGGCAATGGCAGCCTGGCCAAGCGCGGCGAAGTCAGGCGCGAATTGATCTGGGCCGGCTTCGGCGCCATCGCGCCGGGCATTTTCGCCTTGCCGCGCAATCAGACCGCCGCCGTGCAAAAAGTGCTGAACAAGCTGAAACTGGCCGACCACGCCCTGGTGCTGAGCGCCCATGAAATGAACGAGGGGCACGGCCTGGTGATCAGCGCATTGATATCCCAATGCTGGGATATGGAGGGCGTCGCCGGGCAGTACCGGGACTTTTCCGCAACCTTCGGCCCCATCCAGGAAGCGGTCAACCGGCACATGCGGCCGTCCCAGGCCTTTGCGATACGCGCCCTGACCCTGCATGCATGGCGGCGCATCGTCCTGCACGACCCGCAACTGCCTCGGCAACTGCTGCCGGCGGACTGGCCGGGACACGCGGCGCGCCGCCTTTGCGGCAAGCTGTACTGGGCCGTGTTCGACCTGGCGGAAGAGCATCTGGAGCAGTTGCTGGGCCAGGACCCGATGCGCTATCAGGCCCTGAAGCCTTATGCACTGGAACGGTTCGGGGGGCGGGAAAACCAGGCCCAATCGCAAGCCGCATGA
- the paaC gene encoding 1,2-phenylacetyl-CoA epoxidase subunit PaaC → MDHALFQYLLRLGDTTLILSHRVSEWTGHGPALEEDLAMTNVALDLLGQARLWLTLAGEVEGRERDEDQLAYLRDAPEYRNYLLVERDNGHYGDTIARQFFFDVWHYFLLKELCSSSDERVAAIAEKSIKEVSYHVRRSSDIIVRLGDGTAESHARMQAAVDDAWRFVGELFVDDEISLDLAQRKVIAPHSSLWADWLGHVKATLDEATLAMPDPDGANHLAYRGGIHGRHTEALGYILAEMQHLQRAYPGASW, encoded by the coding sequence ATGGACCACGCCTTGTTTCAATATTTGCTGCGCCTGGGCGACACCACCCTGATTCTTTCGCACCGCGTTTCCGAATGGACCGGCCACGGCCCCGCGCTGGAAGAAGACCTGGCCATGACCAACGTGGCGCTCGATCTGCTGGGCCAGGCCCGCCTGTGGCTGACCTTGGCGGGCGAGGTCGAGGGTCGGGAGCGCGACGAAGACCAGCTTGCCTACCTGCGCGACGCGCCGGAATACCGCAATTACCTGCTGGTCGAGCGCGACAACGGCCATTACGGCGACACCATCGCGCGCCAGTTTTTCTTCGACGTGTGGCACTACTTCCTGCTCAAGGAACTCTGTAGTTCATCGGATGAGCGCGTGGCGGCCATCGCCGAGAAATCCATCAAGGAAGTCAGCTACCATGTCAGGCGATCCTCGGACATCATCGTGCGACTGGGCGACGGCACGGCCGAAAGCCATGCGCGGATGCAGGCGGCGGTCGACGATGCCTGGCGCTTCGTGGGTGAACTCTTCGTCGATGACGAAATCAGCCTGGACCTGGCGCAGCGCAAAGTCATAGCGCCACACAGCAGCTTGTGGGCCGACTGGCTGGGCCATGTAAAAGCCACGCTGGACGAGGCCACGCTGGCCATGCCCGATCCCGATGGCGCCAATCACCTGGCCTATCGTGGCGGCATACACGGCCGCCACACCGAAGCCCTGGGCTACATCCTGGCCGAGATGCAGCATCTGCAGCGCGCCTATCCCGGAGCTTCCTGGTGA
- the paaD gene encoding 1,2-phenylacetyl-CoA epoxidase subunit PaaD — MQWLAAVPDPEIPVLSVVDLGLIRDVSWDGTTCVVTITPTYSGCPAMQEISSGIRDALLAQGIEQLRIETRLSPAWTTDWMSEKGRQALQGYGIAPPGEKAIDISGITRRASDVVVPCPLCGSAHTRLVSHFGSTACKALYRCMDCGEPFDYFKAH; from the coding sequence ATGCAGTGGCTGGCCGCCGTACCCGACCCGGAGATTCCCGTGCTGTCGGTGGTCGACCTGGGCCTGATCCGCGACGTGTCCTGGGACGGCACCACCTGCGTGGTGACGATCACGCCCACGTATTCGGGCTGCCCGGCCATGCAGGAGATCTCGTCGGGAATACGCGACGCATTGCTGGCGCAGGGCATCGAGCAGCTGCGCATCGAAACGCGCCTGTCGCCGGCCTGGACGACCGACTGGATGAGCGAGAAGGGGCGCCAGGCGCTGCAAGGCTACGGCATTGCGCCGCCGGGGGAAAAAGCCATCGACATCTCGGGCATCACCCGGCGCGCGAGCGATGTGGTCGTGCCTTGCCCCCTGTGCGGGTCGGCGCATACGCGCCTGGTCAGCCATTTCGGCTCGACGGCCTGCAAAGCCCTGTATCGCTGCATGGATTGCGGCGAACCCTTCGATTACTTCAAGGCCCATTAG
- a CDS encoding CoA pyrophosphatase — protein sequence MSESLLPSQTRRIVVPSFDPQTQPVVPSEALPSLADASMSLDFICKAFSSDISWQVEPVFSQSFYTDDALTQKGVVQAAVFFPLVQRPSGLHVLFTRRASHLYDHAGQISFPGGRIEPRDLSAAAAALRETEEEIGVAPEFIQLIGSQPSFLTSTRFTMKPVIGLIRPGFTITPDVTEVAEVFEVPLSVLMDVQQHRLHRAQLPDGGHRFYFSITWQSYFIWGATAALIRNFYHYLAAAQAELLP from the coding sequence ATGTCCGAAAGCCTATTACCTTCGCAAACCAGGCGTATCGTCGTTCCCAGTTTTGATCCGCAGACGCAGCCTGTCGTGCCGAGCGAGGCTTTGCCGTCCCTGGCCGATGCCAGCATGTCGCTGGATTTCATTTGCAAGGCCTTTTCCAGCGACATCAGCTGGCAGGTCGAACCCGTTTTCTCCCAATCCTTCTATACCGACGACGCCCTGACTCAAAAAGGTGTCGTCCAGGCGGCCGTGTTTTTCCCACTGGTCCAGCGTCCTTCGGGCCTGCACGTATTGTTTACGCGGCGCGCCTCGCATTTATACGATCACGCGGGGCAGATCAGCTTTCCGGGCGGCCGCATCGAGCCGCGCGACTTGAGCGCCGCCGCCGCCGCGCTGCGCGAAACCGAAGAGGAAATCGGCGTGGCGCCGGAGTTCATCCAGCTCATCGGCTCTCAGCCCAGTTTTCTTACGTCCACGCGCTTCACCATGAAGCCGGTCATCGGCCTGATCCGTCCCGGCTTCACCATCACACCCGACGTCACGGAAGTGGCCGAGGTTTTCGAAGTGCCCCTGTCGGTATTGATGGATGTCCAGCAGCATCGCCTGCATCGGGCTCAGTTGCCCGACGGCGGCCACCGGTTCTACTTTTCGATCACCTGGCAGTCCTATTTCATCTGGGGCGCGACGGCGGCTTTGATACGTAACTTCTATCATTATCTGGCGGCTGCACAGGCGGAGTTGTTGCCATAG
- the rsgA gene encoding ribosome small subunit-dependent GTPase A: protein MADTPALQGRIIAAHGRHYTVELPDGHIRKCFPRGKKAGAAVGDYVIVSPQGRDEGSIDRILERRNLLYRSDDMRTKQFAANVDQLLIVVAPEPSFSDDLLGRALVAAQSADIAPIVILNKIDLPAGLPQARERLAKLARTGVQVIELSALAPQAMRDTLLPLLEGRCSLLLGQSGMGKSTLLNALVPEARAHTQEHSLALGTGKHTTTSTRLYHLPGGSGDVIDSPGFQAFGLYHLTASDIEHGFPEFREGIQHCRFYNCTHRHEPGCGVLAALERGEIAIERHELYKRILAENEAQGRY, encoded by the coding sequence ATGGCTGATACCCCTGCCCTGCAGGGGCGCATCATCGCCGCTCATGGCCGCCACTACACGGTGGAGCTGCCCGACGGCCATATCCGCAAATGCTTCCCCCGTGGCAAGAAGGCCGGCGCCGCCGTGGGCGATTACGTCATCGTCAGTCCGCAAGGCCGCGACGAAGGGTCCATAGACCGCATCCTGGAGCGCCGCAACCTGCTCTACCGCTCGGACGACATGCGCACCAAGCAATTCGCCGCCAATGTGGATCAACTGCTTATCGTGGTGGCGCCCGAGCCCTCTTTTTCCGACGACCTGCTGGGCCGCGCCCTGGTGGCCGCGCAAAGCGCCGACATCGCGCCCATCGTCATCCTGAACAAGATCGACCTGCCGGCCGGCCTGCCCCAGGCCCGCGAGCGCCTGGCGAAGCTGGCCAGGACAGGCGTGCAAGTCATCGAGCTGAGCGCCCTGGCGCCGCAGGCCATGCGCGACACGCTGCTGCCCCTGCTGGAGGGCCGCTGCAGCCTGCTGCTGGGTCAAAGCGGCATGGGGAAATCGACCCTGCTCAATGCGCTGGTGCCGGAGGCCCGCGCCCACACGCAAGAGCACTCGCTGGCCCTGGGCACGGGCAAGCACACCACCACCAGCACACGCCTGTATCATCTGCCCGGCGGCTCGGGCGACGTCATCGACTCCCCGGGCTTCCAGGCCTTCGGCCTTTACCATCTGACAGCCAGCGACATCGAGCACGGCTTCCCGGAATTCCGGGAAGGCATACAACACTGCCGATTCTATAACTGCACGCATCGCCACGAGCCGGGCTGCGGCGTGCTGGCTGCTTTGGAACGCGGTGAAATCGCCATTGAGCGCCATGAGTTGTACAAGCGGATACTGGCCGAGAACGAGGCGCAGGGGCGATACTAG
- a CDS encoding M48 family metallopeptidase, which produces MFTLLFVAFLLTDILARLWLASRQLRHVQKHRDSVPAEFSDRIGLHSHRRAADYTMAKMQFSMVEHVVEAAVLVGLTLLGGLQFLDMQLGLLIENEMLRQLALIGVVLALMGVVGLPFSAWRKFRLEARFGFNRVTPRLFAIDTLKTLIVTLILGTPLAASVLWIMGNAGPNWIWWAWGTWVLFNFLILWLFPTVIAPLFNKFTPLDNPEMAERIHQLARRCGFSLSGLFVMDGSRRSAHGNAYFTGFGKARRIVFFDTLLSRLNTDEIEAVLAHELGHFKHKHIVKRMFVSFAVALGFFLLLGWLSTQVWFYTGLGVVPQLGRPNDALALILIFLAVPVFTFWLTPLASWLSRRDEFQADRYAAQQCPPDWLVSALVKLYDDNAATLTPDPVHSAFYDSHPPAVIRIQNLKHG; this is translated from the coding sequence ATGTTTACCTTGCTGTTCGTCGCCTTCCTGCTGACCGATATCCTGGCCCGGCTGTGGCTCGCATCGCGCCAGTTGCGCCACGTCCAAAAGCACCGGGACAGCGTCCCCGCCGAGTTCTCCGATCGCATCGGGCTGCACAGCCATCGGCGCGCGGCCGACTACACCATGGCCAAGATGCAATTCTCCATGGTGGAGCACGTTGTCGAGGCCGCCGTGCTCGTCGGCCTGACCTTGCTGGGCGGCCTGCAGTTCCTCGACATGCAGCTGGGCTTGCTCATCGAAAACGAAATGCTGCGCCAGCTGGCGCTGATCGGCGTCGTACTGGCCCTGATGGGGGTGGTCGGGCTCCCCTTTTCCGCCTGGCGCAAGTTCAGGCTGGAGGCCCGCTTCGGCTTCAACCGGGTCACGCCGCGCCTGTTCGCGATCGACACCCTCAAAACGCTTATCGTAACCCTGATACTGGGCACGCCGCTGGCGGCCAGCGTGTTGTGGATCATGGGCAATGCCGGCCCCAACTGGATCTGGTGGGCCTGGGGCACCTGGGTGCTGTTCAATTTCCTGATCCTGTGGCTGTTTCCCACCGTCATCGCCCCGCTGTTCAATAAATTCACGCCGCTGGACAACCCGGAAATGGCGGAGCGCATACATCAGTTGGCCAGGCGCTGCGGCTTTTCATTAAGCGGCCTGTTCGTCATGGACGGCTCCAGGCGCTCCGCGCACGGCAATGCCTATTTCACGGGCTTTGGCAAGGCGCGCCGCATCGTGTTCTTCGACACGCTGCTGAGCCGGCTGAACACGGATGAAATCGAAGCCGTCCTGGCGCACGAGCTGGGCCATTTCAAGCACAAGCATATCGTCAAGCGGATGTTCGTCAGCTTTGCCGTGGCGCTGGGCTTCTTCCTGCTGCTGGGCTGGCTGTCCACCCAGGTATGGTTCTATACAGGCCTGGGCGTGGTGCCGCAGCTTGGCCGGCCCAACGACGCGCTGGCGCTCATCCTGATCTTCCTGGCCGTTCCCGTGTTCACCTTCTGGCTGACGCCGCTGGCAAGCTGGCTGTCGCGCCGCGACGAATTCCAGGCCGACCGCTATGCGGCCCAGCAGTGCCCTCCGGACTGGCTGGTGTCGGCGCTGGTCAAGCTGTACGACGACAACGCCGCGACACTGACCCCCGATCCGGTGCACTCGGCGTTCTACGACAGCCATCCGCCCGCCGTGATACGCATACAAAACCTGAAGCATGGCTGA
- the paaA gene encoding 1,2-phenylacetyl-CoA epoxidase subunit PaaA, which yields MYAQLVETGVKSVRSVEDLTGAERVFQERIDEGVRIEPKEWMPEAYRKTLVRQISQHAHSEIVGMLPEGNWITRAPTLKRKAILLAKVQDEAGHGLYLYSAAETLGVSRDDLVDDLHSGKAKYSSIFNYPTLTWADIGMIGWLVDGSAIINQIPLCRCSYGPYARAMVRVCKEESFHQRQGYDLLIQMCLHGTRAQKDMCQEAFNRWWWPALMMFGPSDADSPNSAQSMQWRIKLFSNDELRQKMVDQTVPQAEYLGLKVPDPDLKWNEERGHYDFGEIDWSEFYAVIKGHGPCNRERLQARVKAHEDGAWVREAFNAYAGKQAARKVA from the coding sequence ATGTACGCCCAGCTCGTTGAAACCGGGGTCAAAAGCGTCCGATCGGTGGAAGATCTGACCGGGGCCGAACGGGTCTTTCAGGAACGCATCGACGAAGGTGTCCGGATCGAACCCAAGGAATGGATGCCGGAGGCCTATCGCAAGACCCTGGTGCGCCAGATTTCTCAGCATGCGCATTCGGAAATCGTGGGCATGCTGCCCGAGGGCAACTGGATCACCCGTGCGCCCACGCTCAAGCGCAAGGCCATCCTGCTGGCCAAGGTGCAGGACGAGGCGGGCCATGGCCTGTACCTGTACAGCGCGGCGGAAACCCTGGGGGTCTCGCGCGACGACCTGGTCGACGATCTGCATTCGGGCAAGGCCAAGTATTCCAGCATCTTCAATTACCCCACGCTGACCTGGGCCGACATCGGCATGATAGGCTGGCTGGTCGACGGCTCGGCCATCATCAATCAGATCCCGCTGTGCCGCTGTTCCTACGGGCCCTACGCGCGCGCCATGGTGCGTGTGTGCAAGGAAGAATCCTTCCACCAGCGCCAGGGCTACGACCTGCTCATACAGATGTGCCTGCACGGCACCCGGGCGCAAAAAGACATGTGCCAGGAAGCCTTCAACCGCTGGTGGTGGCCGGCGCTGATGATGTTCGGCCCGTCCGATGCCGATTCGCCCAATAGCGCCCAGTCCATGCAGTGGCGCATCAAGCTGTTTTCCAACGACGAGCTGCGCCAGAAGATGGTGGACCAGACCGTGCCGCAGGCCGAGTACCTGGGCCTGAAAGTGCCCGATCCCGACCTGAAGTGGAACGAGGAGCGGGGCCACTACGATTTCGGCGAAATCGACTGGTCCGAGTTCTATGCCGTCATCAAGGGTCATGGCCCTTGCAACCGCGAGCGCCTGCAGGCGCGCGTCAAGGCGCACGAGGACGGCGCATGGGTGCGCGAGGCCTTCAATGCCTACGCCGGCAAGCAGGCCGCCAGGAAAGTCGCCTGA
- the paaE gene encoding 1,2-phenylacetyl-CoA epoxidase subunit PaaE: MSQFYSLKVASVAKNTRDAVVVTFDVPPELSDTFAFRPGQYLTLRTQLDGEELRRSYSICAAPGDRLLRVAIKRLNDGAFSGWANEHLAAGQALDVMPPDGHFTVEFSPEHARRYAAFAVGSGITPILSLVKTALDTEPGSSFTLFFGNRASSAVLFREEIEDLKNRYMERFSLVYVMSREHQDIDLFNGRLDGPKVEQLLNLWMPPSQIDYAFVCGPQDMTESVTQALRDKGLDKSQIKFELFGSPKGPRVLRTGHEARKAPGREQCELTVVQDGLTRTLTIEKNKDSVLDSALAQGVELPYSCKGGVCSTCRCKVIEGEVDMDANFALEDYEVARGFVLSCQSFPVTDKLVIDFDQET, from the coding sequence ATGAGTCAGTTCTATTCATTGAAAGTGGCCTCGGTGGCCAAGAATACGCGGGACGCGGTGGTCGTGACCTTCGACGTTCCCCCCGAGTTGAGTGATACCTTCGCATTCCGGCCCGGCCAGTACCTGACCTTGCGCACCCAGTTGGACGGCGAGGAGCTGCGCCGTTCCTATTCGATCTGCGCGGCGCCGGGCGACAGGCTGCTGAGGGTGGCGATCAAGCGTTTGAACGACGGCGCCTTCTCGGGCTGGGCCAACGAGCATCTGGCGGCCGGCCAGGCGCTGGACGTGATGCCGCCGGACGGGCATTTCACGGTGGAGTTCTCGCCCGAACATGCCCGCCGCTATGCCGCGTTCGCGGTGGGCAGCGGCATCACCCCCATCCTGTCGCTGGTCAAGACCGCGCTCGACACCGAGCCGGGCAGCAGCTTCACCCTGTTTTTCGGCAACCGGGCCTCGTCGGCGGTGCTGTTCCGCGAAGAGATCGAAGACCTGAAGAACCGCTACATGGAGCGCTTTTCGCTGGTCTATGTCATGAGCCGCGAGCACCAGGACATCGACCTGTTCAACGGCCGCCTGGACGGCCCCAAGGTCGAGCAGCTGCTGAACCTGTGGATGCCGCCTTCGCAAATCGACTATGCCTTCGTGTGCGGCCCGCAAGACATGACGGAATCCGTGACGCAGGCATTGCGGGACAAGGGCCTGGACAAGTCGCAGATCAAGTTCGAGCTGTTCGGATCGCCCAAGGGGCCGCGGGTCCTGCGCACCGGACACGAGGCCCGCAAGGCGCCCGGTCGCGAGCAGTGCGAGCTGACCGTCGTTCAGGACGGACTGACCCGGACACTGACCATAGAGAAGAACAAGGACAGCGTGCTCGATTCCGCGCTGGCCCAGGGCGTGGAGCTGCCGTATTCCTGCAAGGGCGGGGTCTGTTCGACCTGCCGCTGCAAAGTGATCGAAGGCGAGGTCGACATGGATGCGAACTTTGCGCTCGAGGACTACGAAGTCGCGCGCGGCTTCGTGCTCAGTTGCCAGAGTTTTCCGGTTACGGATAAGCTGGTGATCGATTTCGACCAGGAAACCTGA
- the orn gene encoding oligoribonuclease, whose translation MAANDQRLVWLDMEMTGLDPEKERIIEVAVVVTEADLTFVAEGPVLVIHQSDALLDAMDKWNQSTHGKSGLIDKVRASTLTEEQAEDQLLAFLAQHVPAGKSPMCGNTIGQDRRFMVKYMPRLESYFHYRNLDVSTLKELSLRWKPEVYRSFVKKSRHEALADIYESIEELKHYREHFIKL comes from the coding sequence ATGGCGGCGAATGACCAGCGTTTAGTATGGCTCGACATGGAAATGACCGGGCTGGATCCGGAAAAAGAACGCATCATCGAAGTGGCGGTGGTCGTTACCGAGGCCGACCTTACTTTTGTGGCCGAGGGCCCGGTATTGGTTATACACCAAAGCGATGCGCTGCTCGACGCCATGGACAAGTGGAACCAGTCCACGCACGGCAAAAGCGGCCTGATCGACAAGGTCAGGGCGTCGACGCTTACGGAAGAGCAGGCCGAGGACCAGTTGCTGGCCTTTCTGGCCCAGCATGTTCCGGCGGGCAAGTCGCCCATGTGCGGCAACACCATCGGGCAGGACCGCCGCTTCATGGTGAAGTACATGCCCAGGCTGGAGTCCTATTTCCATTACCGCAATCTGGACGTCAGCACGCTCAAAGAGCTGTCCCTGCGCTGGAAGCCCGAAGTCTACAGGAGCTTTGTGAAGAAAAGCCGGCATGAGGCGCTGGCCGACATCTACGAATCCATTGAAGAACTGAAGCATTACCGCGAGCACTTCATCAAGCTGTAG